From the Vicinamibacterales bacterium genome, one window contains:
- a CDS encoding tetratricopeptide repeat protein, translating into MRLWVATVVDADRLQLRAKEGDAKSQTSLGDCYLWGLGVTQDLPEAVRWYRKLAAQGHAEGQGMLGWCYQWGLGVTKDLSEAVRLYQLAAEQGLAQAQYSLGRMYGNGEGVSLIAHLRPRNLRSRSDPLR; encoded by the coding sequence GTGCGTCTATGGGTGGCAACAGTGGTTGATGCTGATCGTCTCCAACTTCGAGCGAAGGAGGGAGATGCCAAATCCCAGACCAGTCTCGGCGACTGTTACCTATGGGGCCTCGGTGTAACGCAGGACCTGCCGGAGGCGGTACGTTGGTATCGGAAATTGGCCGCGCAGGGCCACGCTGAGGGCCAAGGTATGCTCGGCTGGTGTTACCAATGGGGCCTCGGTGTAACGAAGGACCTATCGGAAGCGGTGCGCTTGTATCAGTTGGCGGCCGAGCAAGGCCTGGCTCAGGCGCAGTACAGCCTCGGACGCATGTACGGAAACGGCGAAGGCGTATCGCTCATCGCGCACCTCCGCCCACGAAATTTACGATCTCGATCTGATCCCCTTCGTTGA
- the thiS gene encoding sulfur carrier protein ThiS gives MTKSRLRRLTITLNGDVFELDAPMQVTQLLDYLKIDARRVAVEHNFTVLKRAAFDSTMVNEGDQIEIVNFVGGGAR, from the coding sequence GTGACGAAGAGTAGGCTGAGGCGGTTGACTATCACACTTAACGGTGATGTTTTCGAACTTGACGCACCCATGCAGGTGACGCAACTACTTGACTACCTCAAGATTGACGCTCGGCGCGTGGCAGTCGAGCACAACTTTACCGTGCTGAAACGTGCAGCATTCGATTCAACGATGGTCAACGAAGGGGATCAGATCGAGATCGTAAATTTCGTGGGCGGAGGTGCGCGATGA